One Azoarcus sp. DN11 DNA segment encodes these proteins:
- the cofC gene encoding 2-phospho-L-lactate guanylyltransferase has product MSCWALIPIKLPAQGKSRLAGVLGPGERQCLVRAMLDEVLDALLGSEVIEHVAIVTAATDLTRRAVALLPDTGLGLNHSVQQAALSLAHRRARELVVMHGDLPQASAADIDELVLRGRQSGIALAPDRARVGTNAIYLGAGSGFRFQFGAQSFPIHVAEALRCGHVPAIVERPGLAFDVDLPADLARLAGPFRPPPATRRDAADRHLPILHRNPMPWPIAHSESLPT; this is encoded by the coding sequence GTGAGCTGCTGGGCGCTGATCCCGATCAAGCTGCCCGCGCAGGGAAAGAGCCGGCTCGCGGGCGTCCTCGGGCCGGGCGAGCGCCAATGCCTCGTGCGCGCGATGCTCGATGAAGTACTCGACGCGCTGCTCGGCTCGGAAGTGATCGAGCACGTCGCGATCGTCACCGCGGCCACCGACCTCACCCGGCGCGCGGTCGCCCTGCTGCCCGACACCGGCCTCGGCCTCAACCACTCGGTGCAGCAGGCGGCCCTCTCGCTTGCCCACAGGCGCGCGCGCGAACTGGTCGTGATGCACGGCGACCTGCCGCAGGCGAGCGCCGCCGACATCGACGAACTCGTGCTGCGCGGCCGCCAGTCCGGCATCGCATTGGCCCCCGATCGGGCCCGCGTCGGCACCAACGCGATCTACCTCGGAGCCGGCAGCGGCTTCCGCTTCCAGTTCGGCGCGCAAAGCTTCCCGATCCATGTCGCCGAGGCGCTGCGCTGCGGACATGTGCCGGCGATCGTCGAGCGACCCGGCCTGGCTTTCGACGTCGACCTGCCGGCCGACCTCGCGCGCCTCGCCGGCCCCTTCCGCCCGCCGCCCGCGACCCGTCGCGACGCGGCAGACCGCCACCTTCCCATCCTCCACCGGAACCCCATGCCATGGCCGATAGCACACAGCGAATCCTTGCCGACGTAA
- the npdG gene encoding NADPH-dependent F420 reductase: MTNGTGPIIGVIGGTGHLGAALARRWAKHGHTVVIGSRDAGKARAAAEALGAEFKCEIASGTNRDAASRADIVVVTVPFASQAAVLDEIRPVVAGKIVVDTTVPLVPPKVMRVQLPPEGCAALRAQALLGDGVRVVSAFHNVAAHKLATDVEVECDVLVFGDDKDARETIRQLADDAGLRGLHAGALANSAAAEALSSILIFMNRNYAVDGAGIRITGELAAVAG; this comes from the coding sequence ATGACGAACGGGACAGGACCCATCATCGGGGTGATCGGCGGCACGGGACATCTGGGCGCGGCGCTGGCGCGGCGCTGGGCGAAGCACGGCCACACGGTCGTGATCGGCTCGCGCGATGCCGGCAAGGCCCGGGCGGCCGCGGAGGCGCTGGGGGCAGAGTTCAAATGCGAGATCGCCTCAGGCACCAATCGCGACGCCGCGAGCCGGGCGGACATCGTCGTCGTGACGGTCCCCTTCGCATCGCAGGCCGCCGTGCTCGACGAGATCCGCCCGGTCGTCGCCGGCAAGATCGTCGTCGACACGACGGTGCCGCTCGTTCCCCCTAAGGTCATGCGCGTCCAGCTGCCGCCCGAAGGTTGCGCGGCGCTGCGCGCGCAGGCCTTGCTCGGCGACGGCGTGCGCGTGGTGTCGGCCTTCCACAACGTCGCGGCGCACAAGCTCGCGACCGACGTCGAGGTCGAGTGCGACGTACTGGTCTTCGGCGACGACAAGGACGCGCGCGAGACGATCCGCCAACTCGCGGACGACGCCGGCCTGCGCGGACTGCACGCCGGCGCGCTGGCGAATTCCGCCGCGGCGGAAGCGCTCTCGTCGATCCTGATCTTCATGAACCGCAACTACGCGGTGGACGGCGCCGGCATCCGCATCACCGGCGAGCTCGCCGCGGTCGCCGGCTAG
- a CDS encoding IS1182 family transposase, translating to MTSYLPYCPQQQMLLPQALQEWLPEGHLAYFISDAVDGLDLSAFHARYAGGGPRNQPFHPAMMVKVLLYAYATGVFSSRKIARKLHEDVAFRVLAAGNFPAHRTLSDFRAVHLKELSELFVQVVRLAREMGLVKLGTVAIDGTKVKANASRHKAMSYGHMVKAEAELKRQIEALLNRAKAADDAERNEPELDVPAEIARREARLTAIAEARARLEQRQREADQARGRSDDDDRRPRGGDGKPKGGRYKRDFGVPEDKAQENFTDPDSRIMKRAGGGFDPGYNAQTAVDETAHIIVAAELTNNASDAGLLPGMLQVVRDTLAQRPRQALADTGYRSEQTFRELDGCGTELVVALGREGKRRLGFDRERNPHTAQMADKLDSEAGKTAYRKRKWIAEPPNGWIKNVLGFRQFSLRGLERVKAEWKLVCMALNLRRMSTLRTA from the coding sequence ATGACGAGCTATCTGCCCTATTGCCCGCAGCAGCAGATGCTGCTGCCCCAGGCGCTGCAGGAGTGGCTACCCGAAGGCCACCTGGCGTACTTCATTAGCGACGCGGTCGACGGATTGGACCTGAGCGCGTTCCACGCCCGGTATGCCGGGGGCGGACCGCGCAACCAGCCGTTTCATCCGGCCATGATGGTCAAGGTGCTGCTGTATGCGTACGCCACGGGCGTGTTCAGCTCGCGCAAGATCGCGCGCAAGCTGCACGAGGATGTGGCGTTCCGGGTGCTGGCGGCAGGCAACTTCCCGGCCCACCGCACGCTCAGCGACTTTCGCGCTGTCCACTTGAAGGAGCTGAGCGAGTTGTTCGTGCAGGTGGTGCGACTGGCTCGCGAGATGGGGCTGGTGAAGCTCGGGACGGTGGCCATCGACGGCACCAAGGTCAAGGCGAACGCCAGCCGCCACAAGGCGATGAGTTACGGCCACATGGTGAAGGCGGAGGCCGAATTGAAACGGCAGATCGAGGCGCTGCTCAATCGGGCCAAGGCCGCCGACGACGCCGAGAGGAACGAGCCCGAGCTGGATGTGCCGGCCGAGATCGCGCGGCGCGAGGCGCGGCTGACGGCGATTGCCGAAGCCCGGGCGCGGCTCGAGCAGCGCCAGCGCGAGGCCGATCAGGCGCGCGGGCGCAGCGACGATGACGACCGCCGTCCGCGCGGCGGTGACGGCAAACCGAAGGGTGGGCGCTACAAGCGCGACTTCGGGGTGCCCGAGGACAAGGCACAGGAGAACTTCACGGATCCAGACAGCCGCATCATGAAGCGCGCCGGCGGCGGGTTCGATCCGGGCTACAACGCCCAGACGGCGGTCGACGAGACCGCCCACATCATCGTGGCGGCCGAACTGACCAACAACGCCAGCGACGCCGGGCTACTGCCGGGGATGTTGCAGGTCGTGCGCGACACCCTCGCGCAGCGCCCGCGCCAGGCGCTGGCCGACACCGGCTACCGCTCGGAGCAGACGTTCCGGGAGCTCGACGGCTGCGGGACCGAACTGGTGGTGGCGCTGGGCCGGGAAGGCAAGCGCCGACTCGGTTTCGACCGTGAACGCAATCCGCACACCGCGCAGATGGCCGACAAGCTCGACAGCGAGGCGGGCAAGACGGCCTACCGAAAACGGAAATGGATCGCCGAACCGCCCAACGGCTGGATCAAGAACGTGTTGGGATTCCGGCAGTTCAGCCTGCGGGGCCTGGAGCGCGTCAAAGCGGAGTGGAAGCTCGTCTGTATGGCGCTGAACCTGCGCAGGATGAGCACATTGAGGACGGCATGA
- a CDS encoding acyl-CoA dehydrogenase family protein, protein MENALLLSDEQVALQDTTAAFVAEFANARKPPEEDAGLWRRIAELGWPAVQVPEEFGGLGMGAVELALLMEEMGRRLIRAPFFTSVVLAQTALLQAGDAAARERFLPELASGETAATLILAPGLVWAPGALTVECHRDGAGWVMNGESAQVLDGGDAAMAFVAARTGDGVGLFHVPATAAGVERTPLDVWDLTRPQCHWRFGEVRLPAEARVDASGALDTGLARTVALAALQLAAEQVGGAAACLDMTVAYTKERVQFGRPVAGFQAVKHRCAEMMVRLETARSAVRGVAAAAAGLRDADELACEVAVARVLASEAYRYCAQEAVQLHGGVGFTWEYDPQLHFKRAQWGSQWLGAASRWRERVASQLLDLA, encoded by the coding sequence ATGGAAAACGCGCTGTTGTTATCGGACGAGCAGGTCGCGCTGCAGGACACCACGGCCGCCTTCGTCGCCGAATTCGCCAACGCCCGCAAGCCGCCCGAGGAGGATGCCGGCCTGTGGCGGCGGATCGCCGAACTGGGGTGGCCGGCGGTGCAGGTGCCGGAAGAATTCGGCGGACTCGGCATGGGTGCGGTCGAGCTTGCGCTGCTGATGGAGGAGATGGGACGCCGGCTGATCCGCGCGCCCTTCTTCACCAGCGTGGTGCTCGCGCAGACCGCCTTGCTCCAGGCGGGCGATGCGGCGGCCCGCGAACGCTTCCTGCCGGAACTCGCGAGCGGCGAGACGGCAGCGACGCTGATCCTCGCGCCGGGCCTAGTGTGGGCACCGGGGGCGCTGACGGTCGAATGCCACCGTGACGGCGCGGGCTGGGTAATGAACGGCGAGTCCGCGCAGGTGCTCGACGGCGGCGATGCGGCGATGGCCTTCGTCGCCGCGCGCACCGGGGATGGCGTCGGCCTGTTCCACGTCCCGGCTACGGCGGCAGGGGTGGAACGCACGCCGCTCGACGTGTGGGACCTCACCCGGCCGCAATGCCACTGGCGCTTCGGCGAAGTCCGCTTGCCGGCCGAGGCCCGCGTCGATGCATCGGGCGCGCTGGATACAGGGCTCGCGCGCACCGTCGCGCTCGCGGCGCTGCAGCTTGCCGCCGAGCAGGTCGGCGGGGCGGCGGCCTGCCTCGACATGACCGTCGCCTACACGAAGGAGCGCGTGCAGTTCGGTCGCCCGGTGGCCGGCTTCCAGGCGGTGAAGCACCGCTGCGCCGAAATGATGGTGCGCCTCGAAACCGCGCGCTCGGCGGTGCGCGGCGTCGCCGCGGCGGCTGCCGGTTTGCGCGATGCCGATGAACTGGCCTGCGAGGTGGCGGTCGCCCGCGTGCTGGCGTCGGAGGCCTACCGCTACTGCGCGCAGGAGGCCGTGCAGCTGCATGGCGGCGTCGGCTTCACCTGGGAATACGACCCCCAATTGCATTTCAAGCGCGCGCAATGGGGCAGCCAGTGGCTCGGCGCTGCCAGCCGCTGGCGCGAGCGCGTCGCCAGCCAACTTCTGGACCTTGCCTGA
- a CDS encoding acyl-CoA dehydrogenase family protein, which produces MDVMTETQFRAEVAGWLARELKGEFACLRHRGGPGDEEAFPALRKAWERKLAEGGWVGAAWPQEHGGRGLPLELQLAFHEEYVRAGGPGRMGHIGETLLAPTLIELGTPEQQRRFLPGIREGREFWCQGYSEPGAGSDLAAITTRCWQDGDVWRVQGQKVWTSLAHESDWIFVIARSTPGSVGREGLTFLLMPLDQPGIEIQPIRQMTGEAEFNAVFFDGAATDAGCIVGKPGEGWRVAMALLGFERGASTLGQQMHFVHEMQLVVDVAIATGQAHDPAIRERIADAWIGLRALRHNALRMLVGNSGSVRPESLIYKYAWSNWHRDLGQLAMDVLGAAGDVRSDDDAVRRLQQVFFFSRADTIYAGTNEIQLNIIAERALAMPR; this is translated from the coding sequence ATGGACGTCATGACCGAAACACAATTCCGCGCCGAGGTCGCCGGCTGGCTCGCCCGCGAACTCAAGGGCGAATTCGCGTGCCTGCGCCACCGCGGCGGACCGGGCGACGAGGAAGCCTTCCCCGCCTTGCGCAAGGCCTGGGAGCGCAAGCTCGCCGAGGGCGGCTGGGTGGGGGCGGCGTGGCCGCAGGAGCACGGCGGACGTGGCCTGCCGCTGGAACTTCAACTCGCCTTCCATGAGGAATACGTGCGCGCCGGCGGTCCGGGCCGCATGGGGCACATCGGCGAGACGCTGCTCGCGCCGACGCTTATCGAACTGGGCACGCCGGAACAGCAACGCCGCTTTCTGCCGGGCATCCGCGAGGGGCGGGAGTTCTGGTGCCAGGGCTACTCCGAGCCCGGCGCCGGCTCAGACCTCGCCGCGATCACCACCCGCTGCTGGCAGGACGGTGACGTCTGGCGCGTGCAGGGACAGAAGGTATGGACCTCGCTCGCGCACGAATCGGACTGGATCTTCGTGATCGCACGCAGCACGCCCGGTTCGGTCGGGCGCGAGGGGCTCACCTTCCTGCTGATGCCCTTGGACCAGCCGGGCATCGAGATCCAGCCGATCCGCCAGATGACCGGCGAGGCCGAATTCAATGCGGTGTTCTTCGACGGTGCTGCCACCGACGCGGGCTGCATCGTCGGCAAGCCCGGCGAGGGGTGGCGCGTGGCGATGGCCTTGCTGGGCTTCGAGCGCGGTGCCTCGACGCTGGGCCAGCAGATGCATTTCGTGCACGAGATGCAGCTCGTCGTCGACGTGGCGATCGCCACCGGCCAGGCCCATGACCCGGCCATCCGTGAGCGCATCGCGGACGCGTGGATCGGCCTGCGGGCGCTGCGCCACAACGCGCTGCGCATGCTCGTCGGCAACAGCGGCAGCGTCCGCCCCGAATCGCTGATCTACAAGTACGCGTGGTCGAACTGGCACCGCGACCTCGGCCAGCTCGCGATGGACGTGCTCGGCGCGGCCGGCGACGTACGCTCGGACGACGATGCGGTGCGCCGCCTGCAGCAGGTCTTCTTCTTCTCGCGCGCCGACACGATCTACGCCGGCACCAACGAGATCCAGCTCAACATCATCGCCGAGCGCGCGCTGGCGATGCCGCGCTGA
- a CDS encoding TIGR03619 family F420-dependent LLM class oxidoreductase, giving the protein MRFVLQLGFSNYRNYTAIAQAAEAAGWSWLSIPDSLFFPRLTESDYPYAETSAIRQYLEHSDFIEPFVAMSMMAAVTSRIRFYPGVLKVAVRQPLILAKLLSSLAVMSGGRVALGAGLSPWKEDFIYNGADFERRGELMDECIAVLRGAMSGDFFEFHGKHHDFGPLRMRPVPEQPVPILIGGHSKPALRRAARLGDGWVSANTDLPTLKDLIAELNAYRAEFGTPGRDFQFHGIDFAARNVDDFKRLAEVGVTDAGVLPWDVRSDPTDLQGQLDAIRRFGDEVIAKMD; this is encoded by the coding sequence ATGCGTTTCGTGCTGCAACTCGGCTTCAGCAATTACCGCAACTACACGGCGATCGCCCAGGCCGCGGAAGCCGCCGGCTGGAGCTGGCTCTCGATCCCCGACAGCCTGTTCTTCCCGCGCCTGACCGAATCCGACTACCCCTACGCCGAGACGAGCGCGATCCGGCAGTATCTGGAGCATTCGGACTTCATCGAGCCCTTCGTCGCGATGTCGATGATGGCGGCCGTGACCTCGCGCATCCGCTTCTACCCCGGAGTGCTGAAGGTCGCGGTGCGCCAGCCGTTGATCCTCGCCAAGCTGCTGAGTTCGCTCGCCGTGATGTCGGGCGGCCGTGTCGCGCTCGGCGCGGGCCTGAGTCCGTGGAAGGAGGACTTCATCTACAACGGCGCCGACTTCGAGCGTCGCGGCGAGCTGATGGACGAATGCATCGCCGTCCTGCGCGGCGCGATGAGCGGCGATTTCTTCGAGTTCCACGGCAAGCATCACGACTTCGGCCCGCTGCGCATGCGCCCGGTGCCCGAGCAGCCCGTGCCGATCCTGATCGGCGGCCACAGCAAGCCCGCGCTGCGGCGTGCGGCGCGCCTCGGCGACGGCTGGGTGTCGGCCAACACCGACCTGCCGACGCTGAAGGACCTGATCGCCGAGCTCAATGCCTACCGCGCGGAGTTCGGCACGCCCGGGCGCGACTTCCAGTTCCACGGCATCGATTTCGCCGCGCGTAACGTGGATGATTTCAAGCGCCTCGCGGAGGTCGGCGTCACCGATGCCGGCGTGCTGCCGTGGGACGTGCGCAGCGACCCGACGGACCTGCAGGGCCAGCTCGACGCGATCCGGCGTTTCGGCGACGAGGTCATCGCGAAGATGGACTGA
- a CDS encoding enoyl-CoA hydratase/isomerase family protein — MSGDGHRILTPDELGALALASVGGAAAGPFDEQPYLVVRVTPAAPEAERGRLAAWLARQPCPVIGLLDGDRRDEPPVADALVDACDVLVSSTAELDELAANIRAAPIAAMTLVQVLRATQGMPAAQALVVESLAYATLQAGPEFAAWSKANPPRPEPAPVEDGPPVLLARDGARLDITLNRPRSRNPISVEMRDALVEALQFAATDDSLREVHLSGAGACFSSGGDLREFGTAPDPASAHAVRSLRLPAAELIRCASRVTAHLHSACIGSGIELPAFAAHIRAARNTFIQLPELRFGLIPGAGGCVSLPRRIGRQRTAWLVLSGRRINAATALAWRLVDEIVD; from the coding sequence ATGTCGGGCGACGGCCACCGTATCCTCACCCCGGACGAACTCGGCGCGCTCGCGCTCGCCTCGGTCGGGGGGGCTGCGGCCGGACCGTTCGATGAACAGCCCTACCTCGTCGTCCGGGTGACGCCCGCCGCGCCGGAGGCGGAGCGGGGGCGACTGGCCGCATGGCTCGCACGCCAGCCCTGTCCTGTCATTGGTTTGCTCGACGGTGATCGCCGGGACGAGCCGCCCGTCGCCGACGCACTCGTCGATGCCTGTGACGTGTTGGTCTCCAGTACAGCGGAACTCGATGAGCTCGCCGCGAATATCCGCGCGGCGCCCATTGCGGCGATGACCTTGGTGCAGGTGCTGCGCGCGACGCAAGGGATGCCGGCGGCGCAGGCCCTGGTGGTCGAATCGCTCGCCTATGCGACGCTGCAGGCGGGCCCCGAATTCGCAGCGTGGTCGAAAGCGAATCCGCCCCGGCCGGAGCCCGCGCCCGTCGAGGACGGTCCGCCCGTGCTGCTCGCGCGCGACGGCGCCCGGCTCGACATCACGCTCAATCGCCCGCGAAGCCGCAATCCCATCTCCGTCGAGATGCGCGACGCGCTGGTCGAGGCGCTGCAATTCGCGGCCACCGACGACTCCCTCCGCGAAGTGCATCTGTCCGGCGCCGGCGCGTGTTTCAGCAGCGGCGGCGACCTGCGCGAGTTCGGCACCGCGCCCGACCCGGCTTCCGCCCATGCGGTGCGCAGCCTGCGGCTGCCTGCGGCGGAGCTGATCCGCTGCGCGTCGCGCGTCACGGCGCACCTGCACAGCGCCTGCATCGGCTCCGGTATCGAACTGCCGGCATTTGCCGCCCACATCCGCGCCGCGCGCAACACCTTCATCCAGTTGCCGGAACTGCGCTTCGGGCTGATTCCGGGCGCCGGCGGCTGCGTGAGCCTGCCGCGCCGGATCGGGCGACAACGTACTGCGTGGCTCGTGCTGTCCGGGCGGCGGATCAACGCGGCGACGGCGCTGGCGTGGAGGTTGGTGGATGAGATTGTCGATTAG
- a CDS encoding endonuclease domain-containing protein, whose protein sequence is MHGQTNPTSKRFANRLRKTMTDAERKLWQHLRGEQLGVKFRRQHPFQGYILDFVCLEQLLVIEVDGSQHADAVVRDAERTDALESAGFRVMRFWNNEVLTQTESVVACIASELNPSPSCPEGWLCTASPLGRREAVLRETPPSPP, encoded by the coding sequence ATGCACGGCCAGACAAATCCCACGAGCAAGCGCTTCGCAAACCGCCTGCGCAAGACCATGACCGATGCCGAACGGAAGCTCTGGCAGCATTTGCGCGGCGAGCAACTGGGCGTGAAATTTCGCCGGCAACATCCCTTTCAGGGCTACATCCTCGATTTCGTCTGTCTCGAACAACTGCTGGTTATCGAAGTGGATGGGTCCCAGCACGCAGATGCGGTCGTTCGGGACGCCGAACGAACCGATGCTCTCGAGAGCGCGGGATTTCGCGTGATGCGATTCTGGAACAACGAGGTGTTGACGCAAACGGAATCCGTGGTTGCGTGTATTGCTAGCGAATTGAACCCATCCCCATCCTGTCCGGAGGGCTGGCTTTGCACAGCCAGCCCGCTCGGTCGGCGCGAAGCGGTGCTTCGCGAAACCCCGCCCTCGCCCCCTTGA
- a CDS encoding amidohydrolase family protein — MSHAASGSLLIRAAELLSGARADVRMRGGRIERIATHLPAHDGEAVIEAHGRALCVGLHDHHLHLMAHAASLESLPCGSPVVGCVGGFADLLRMRARLEDPAAPGWIRGIGYHEGVGGPIDRRWLDAVAPQVPVRIQHRTGRLWILNTCALRRLGVEEDERGTPLERCGGRLTGRLFDGDDWLRSRLAGNYPSLARTSEALARIGVTGVTDAGASNGRGEFAHFVAERRSGRLKQDVQAMGNGELDGLADAPGVRVGPTKLYLRDADLPPFEAFCDAIVRSHAAGRPVAIHGVTRAELFFAAAALRQAAPLDGDRIEHASVAPPESLALLRELGVIVVTQPHFILERGDRYLEEVEPDDQSWLYRGRGFTDAGIPLAAGSDAPYGDLNPWLAMSAATRRRTRGGAVLGGDEALTPAEALALFCSPAHAPGGAPRQVEVGVPADLCLLDRPWETALNDLATVGVEATIKEGLVIWGRNEWRGAHY; from the coding sequence ATGAGTCACGCGGCCTCGGGTTCCCTGCTGATCCGCGCGGCGGAACTCCTCTCCGGCGCGCGCGCCGACGTGCGCATGCGCGGCGGGCGGATCGAGCGCATCGCCACGCATCTGCCGGCGCACGACGGCGAAGCGGTGATCGAGGCCCACGGCCGGGCCCTGTGCGTCGGGCTGCATGACCACCACCTGCACCTGATGGCCCACGCGGCGTCGCTGGAGTCGCTGCCCTGCGGCAGCCCGGTGGTCGGCTGCGTCGGCGGCTTTGCCGACCTGCTGCGCATGCGCGCGCGCCTGGAGGACCCCGCAGCGCCCGGCTGGATCCGCGGCATCGGCTACCACGAAGGCGTCGGCGGCCCGATCGACCGGCGCTGGCTCGATGCGGTGGCCCCGCAGGTGCCCGTCCGCATACAGCATCGCACCGGCCGGCTGTGGATCCTCAACACCTGCGCGCTGCGCCGGCTCGGCGTGGAAGAAGACGAGCGCGGCACACCGCTCGAACGCTGCGGCGGCCGCCTGACCGGGCGCCTCTTCGACGGCGACGACTGGCTGAGGTCGCGCCTCGCCGGCAACTACCCCTCGCTCGCTCGCACCAGCGAGGCGCTCGCCCGTATCGGCGTCACGGGTGTCACCGACGCGGGCGCAAGCAACGGACGCGGTGAGTTCGCGCATTTCGTCGCCGAACGGCGCAGCGGGCGCCTAAAGCAGGACGTGCAGGCGATGGGCAACGGCGAGCTCGACGGCCTGGCGGATGCGCCCGGCGTGCGGGTCGGCCCGACCAAGCTCTATCTGCGCGACGCGGATCTCCCGCCCTTCGAGGCCTTCTGCGACGCGATCGTCCGCAGTCACGCGGCCGGACGTCCGGTCGCGATCCATGGCGTGACCCGCGCCGAACTGTTCTTCGCCGCCGCCGCGCTACGGCAGGCCGCCCCCCTGGACGGCGACCGCATCGAGCACGCGTCAGTCGCCCCGCCCGAGTCCCTCGCCCTCCTGCGCGAATTGGGCGTCATTGTGGTGACGCAGCCGCATTTCATCCTCGAACGGGGCGACCGCTACCTTGAGGAAGTCGAGCCTGACGATCAGTCGTGGCTCTATCGCGGCCGCGGTTTTACCGACGCCGGCATTCCGCTCGCCGCCGGCAGCGACGCGCCGTATGGCGATCTCAATCCGTGGCTCGCGATGTCCGCTGCGACCCGCCGCCGCACGCGCGGGGGTGCGGTTCTAGGGGGCGACGAGGCCCTGACGCCCGCCGAAGCCCTCGCACTGTTCTGCAGCCCCGCGCATGCGCCGGGCGGGGCCCCCCGCCAGGTCGAGGTCGGCGTGCCCGCCGATCTGTGCCTGCTCGACCGGCCCTGGGAAACCGCGTTGAATGATCTCGCGACGGTCGGGGTGGAGGCGACGATCAAGGAGGGGCTGGTGATCTGGGGGCGCAATGAGTGGAGAGGTGCGCACTACTGA
- a CDS encoding CoA transferase: protein MDPAHPLAGLRVALGGRGHASDYARRLLGSLGAELAPERDGEADEHPALGWRRSGLMALTGRARRAPQMCPLPLASCADGALAALAGLGPGLHVEAGGGAALLGVRAQIAGLTRQGAVSPGGTCRLLPCGDGHIAVNLARPDDWTMLPAWLEADCGTDWATVAQRVAELPAAQLVERARLLGLAVAVSAPPSPAQWLELSGTGTAASPRKALGNACGPLVIDLSSLWAGPLCGQLLRQLGATVIKVESQARPDGARRGPKAFFDLLNAGKASVQLDLASPAGRAQLARLIDHGDIVIEASRPRALRQMGIDAEAWLAARAGRSWVSITGHGRAEPQAGWIAFGDDAGVGAGLSELMYRATGERLICGDAIGDPLTGLHAALAAWASWRAGGGHLLALSLDGVLRHCANFALPAGDDLLRERHARWTRVAKTRRPLAPAPLPFAMDAAARPLGADTAAVFSTWLRRAA from the coding sequence ATGGATCCCGCCCACCCACTCGCCGGCCTGCGCGTCGCCCTGGGCGGGCGCGGCCATGCGAGCGATTACGCGCGCCGCCTGCTCGGATCATTGGGCGCCGAGCTCGCGCCGGAGCGCGACGGCGAGGCCGACGAGCATCCGGCGCTGGGGTGGCGTCGCAGCGGCCTGATGGCGCTCACCGGGCGCGCCCGACGCGCACCGCAGATGTGCCCGCTGCCGCTGGCCTCCTGCGCCGACGGCGCCCTGGCGGCGCTTGCCGGGCTCGGGCCGGGTCTCCATGTCGAGGCCGGCGGCGGTGCGGCCTTGCTGGGCGTGCGCGCGCAGATCGCCGGCCTGACGCGCCAGGGCGCCGTGTCTCCGGGCGGAACGTGCCGGCTGCTCCCTTGCGGCGACGGCCACATCGCGGTCAATCTCGCCCGGCCCGACGACTGGACGATGCTGCCGGCCTGGCTGGAGGCGGATTGCGGCACCGATTGGGCCACGGTCGCGCAACGGGTGGCGGAACTGCCCGCGGCGCAGCTCGTAGAGCGCGCGCGCCTGCTCGGCCTGGCGGTCGCGGTCTCGGCACCGCCGTCGCCCGCCCAGTGGCTGGAACTTAGCGGCACCGGCACCGCGGCCTCGCCTCGAAAGGCGCTTGGCAACGCGTGCGGCCCCCTGGTCATCGACCTGTCCTCGCTGTGGGCCGGCCCCTTGTGCGGCCAGCTGCTGCGACAGCTCGGCGCGACGGTGATCAAGGTCGAGTCGCAGGCGCGGCCCGACGGCGCCCGTCGCGGCCCGAAAGCCTTCTTCGATCTGCTCAACGCCGGCAAGGCGAGCGTGCAGCTCGACCTCGCCTCGCCCGCCGGACGCGCGCAGCTCGCGCGTCTCATCGACCACGGGGACATCGTGATCGAAGCCTCGCGCCCGCGCGCGCTGCGCCAGATGGGCATCGACGCCGAGGCGTGGCTTGCCGCGCGCGCCGGCCGCAGCTGGGTCAGCATCACCGGCCACGGTCGCGCAGAACCCCAGGCCGGCTGGATCGCGTTCGGCGACGATGCGGGCGTGGGCGCGGGTCTCTCCGAGCTGATGTATCGCGCCACTGGCGAGCGGCTGATCTGCGGCGACGCGATCGGCGATCCGCTGACCGGTCTGCACGCCGCGCTGGCCGCTTGGGCGAGCTGGCGCGCGGGCGGCGGCCACCTCCTCGCCCTGTCGCTCGACGGCGTGTTGCGCCACTGCGCGAACTTCGCCCTGCCCGCCGGCGACGACCTGCTGCGCGAGCGCCACGCCCGCTGGACACGGGTCGCGAAGACGCGCCGCCCGCTCGCTCCGGCCCCCCTGCCCTTTGCGATGGACGCAGCGGCCCGACCGCTCGGCGCCGACACCGCCGCCGTGTTCTCCACGTGGCTGCGGCGGGCCGCATGA